A single region of the Branchiostoma lanceolatum isolate klBraLanc5 chromosome 1, klBraLanc5.hap2, whole genome shotgun sequence genome encodes:
- the LOC136440627 gene encoding uncharacterized protein isoform X2 yields the protein MPRMKKTAVGRTEKEEESQEASDHEKCRSLAVGPKDTPVLEAVEIQRDGRYNDNKRQRDGALRAEVVESPVEEIVDGTEKCCASAETGMKKRKVEETSEVSRKVTGVTQLQTENQTHRQMEEPAASQQTVPKEAERELKCYAQDTMNELLGMFGYDGVDEEEASSLHVSSRFVPSPPPPAPLPAPTQDKEGGTPGRCRWCKRTFKGAALNYVLKLPDMTKAYCSADCLARGEDANNSNAAPSHSSQTMSNETGKEHKRYAQDTMNELLGMYRYDGDKTRNLQMSSRVVQTPSSSTPHHESSPAQREGTLPTAMKCCMMCNTETAALDFVLKLPDGSLQAYCSGMCLAQGKALAKKMSAASESLRPFFSLNHNKNITSFTEDGNKVSHKKQCTELRHQTKLENKQKPSVTFTPAETQEEKKSGTASGCCMWCKKISAALDFVHKLPDGKLHAYCSADCLSKGNISKQRVQAQKNSSTAQSLSRQPLGCTQDKTSPTPDSNKVFHKEQCAESYDRRKNTKNTNSCVFWLCHCCKKTVPGDRVITSNSGKFCSEDCVSKHQKPQ from the exons ATGCCACGGATGAAGAAAACAGCAGTAGGGAGGACAGAAAAAGAAGAGGAGTCCCAAGAAGCTTCTGATCATGAGAAGTGTCGCTCTCTTGCTGTGGGACCGAAAGACACACCAGTTCTAGAGGCTGTGGAGATACAGAGAGACGGTAGATATAACGACAACAAGAGACAACGCGATGGAGCATTGAGAGCAGAAGTCGTGGAAAGCCCTGTAGAAGAGATAGTTGATGGTACTGAAAAATGCTGTGCATCTGCAGAGACTGGCATGAAGAAACGCAAAGTGGAAGAGACATCAGAAGTATCTAGGAAGGTTACTGGTGTGACACAGCTTCAG actgagaaccagacacacagacagatggaGGAACCAGCAGCTTCACAACAGACTGTGCCAAAAGAGGCTGAGAGGGAGCTCAAG TGCTATGCACAGGACACCATGAATGAGCTGCTGGGGATGTTTGGTTACGATGGTGTGGATGAGGAGGAGGCCAGTAGCCTGCATGTGAGCTCCAGATTTGTCCCCTCACCCCCACCACCAGCCCCTCTGCCGGCCCCTACACAGGATAAGGAGGGAGGGACCCCGGGTCGTTGCAGATGGTGTAAGAGGACATTTAAAGGTGCAGCACTGAACTACGTTCTTAAG TTGCCTGATATGACCAAAGCCTATTGTAGTGCAGATTGTCTCGCACGAGGAGAAGATGCCAACAACAGTAATGCAGCACCGTCCCACAGCTCACAGACTATGTCTAATGAGACTGGAAAGGAGCACAAG CGCTATGCCCAGGACACCATGAATGAGCTACTGGGGATGTACAGGTATGATGGGGATAAGACAAGGAACCTTCAGATGAGCTCCAGGGTGGTACAGACACCTTCATCATCTACTCCTCACCATGAGTCTTCTCCTGCCCAGAGAGAGGGGACATTACCGACCGCCATGAAGTGCTGCATGatgtgtaacacagaaactgcaGCACTGGACTTTGTGCTTAAG TTGCCTGATGGGAGTCTCCAAGCATACTGTAGTGGAATGTGTCTGGCACAAGGGAAAGCTCTGGCAAAGAAGATGAGTGCTGCATCAGAGTCCTTAAGGCCTTTCTTCAGCCTCAATcacaacaaaaatatcacatCTTTCACAGAAGATGGCAACAAAGTATCACACAAGAAACAGTGCACAGAGTTAAGACATCAAACCAAGCTTGAAAATAAACAG AAGCCATCAGTAACTTTTACGCCTGCTGAGACCCAAGAGGAAAAGAAGTCAGGAACTGCTTCTGGATGCTGTATGTGGTGTAAGAAGATAAGTGCAGCACTGGACTTTGTACATAAG TTGCCTGATGGGAAACTCCACGCCTACTGTAGTGCAGACTGTCTGTCAAAAGGAAACATCTCCAAACAAAGAGTCCaagcacaaaaaaacagtaGCACAGCTCAGTCCCTCAGCCGCCAGCCCCTCGGTTGTACCCAGGACAAGACGTCTCCTACACCAGATAGCAACAAAGTGTTCCACAAGGAGCAGTGTGCAGAGTCTTATGACAGAAGAAAGAatacaaaaaacacaaattccTGTGTTTTTTGGCTCTGCCACTGT TGCAAGAAGACTGTTCCTGGTGACAGAGTCATCACCTCCAACAGTGGGAAGTTCTGCTCGGAGGACTGTGTGAGTAAACACCAGAAGCCACAGTGA
- the LOC136440627 gene encoding uncharacterized protein isoform X3, with protein MPRMKKTAVGRTEKEEESQEASDHEKCRSLAVGPKDTPVLEAVEIQRDGRYNDNKRQRDGALRAEVVESPVEEIVDGTEKCCASAETGMKKRKVEETSEVSRKVTGVTQLQTENQTHRQMEEPAASQQTVPKEAERELKCYAQDTMNELLGMFGYDGVDEEEASSLHVSSRFVPSPPPPAPLPAPTQDKEGGTPGRCRWCKRTFKGAALNYVLKLPDMTKAYCSADCLARGEDANNSNAAPSHSSQTMSNETGKEHKRYAQDTMNELLGMYRYDGDKTRNLQMSSRVVQTPSSSTPHHESSPAQREGTLPTAMKCCMMCNTETAALDFVLKLPDGSLQAYCSGMCLAQGKALAKKMSAASESLRPFFSLNHNKNITSFTEDGNKVSHKKQCTELRHQTKLENKQPAETQEEKKSGTASGCCMWCKKISAALDFVHKLPDGKLHAYCSADCLSKGNISKQRVQAQKNSSTAQSLSRQPLGCTQDKTSPTPDSNKVFHKEQCAESYDRRKNTKNTNSCVFWLCHCCKKTVPGDRVITSNSGKFCSEDCVSKHQKPQ; from the exons ATGCCACGGATGAAGAAAACAGCAGTAGGGAGGACAGAAAAAGAAGAGGAGTCCCAAGAAGCTTCTGATCATGAGAAGTGTCGCTCTCTTGCTGTGGGACCGAAAGACACACCAGTTCTAGAGGCTGTGGAGATACAGAGAGACGGTAGATATAACGACAACAAGAGACAACGCGATGGAGCATTGAGAGCAGAAGTCGTGGAAAGCCCTGTAGAAGAGATAGTTGATGGTACTGAAAAATGCTGTGCATCTGCAGAGACTGGCATGAAGAAACGCAAAGTGGAAGAGACATCAGAAGTATCTAGGAAGGTTACTGGTGTGACACAGCTTCAG actgagaaccagacacacagacagatggaGGAACCAGCAGCTTCACAACAGACTGTGCCAAAAGAGGCTGAGAGGGAGCTCAAG TGCTATGCACAGGACACCATGAATGAGCTGCTGGGGATGTTTGGTTACGATGGTGTGGATGAGGAGGAGGCCAGTAGCCTGCATGTGAGCTCCAGATTTGTCCCCTCACCCCCACCACCAGCCCCTCTGCCGGCCCCTACACAGGATAAGGAGGGAGGGACCCCGGGTCGTTGCAGATGGTGTAAGAGGACATTTAAAGGTGCAGCACTGAACTACGTTCTTAAG TTGCCTGATATGACCAAAGCCTATTGTAGTGCAGATTGTCTCGCACGAGGAGAAGATGCCAACAACAGTAATGCAGCACCGTCCCACAGCTCACAGACTATGTCTAATGAGACTGGAAAGGAGCACAAG CGCTATGCCCAGGACACCATGAATGAGCTACTGGGGATGTACAGGTATGATGGGGATAAGACAAGGAACCTTCAGATGAGCTCCAGGGTGGTACAGACACCTTCATCATCTACTCCTCACCATGAGTCTTCTCCTGCCCAGAGAGAGGGGACATTACCGACCGCCATGAAGTGCTGCATGatgtgtaacacagaaactgcaGCACTGGACTTTGTGCTTAAG TTGCCTGATGGGAGTCTCCAAGCATACTGTAGTGGAATGTGTCTGGCACAAGGGAAAGCTCTGGCAAAGAAGATGAGTGCTGCATCAGAGTCCTTAAGGCCTTTCTTCAGCCTCAATcacaacaaaaatatcacatCTTTCACAGAAGATGGCAACAAAGTATCACACAAGAAACAGTGCACAGAGTTAAGACATCAAACCAAGCTTGAAAATAAACAG CCTGCTGAGACCCAAGAGGAAAAGAAGTCAGGAACTGCTTCTGGATGCTGTATGTGGTGTAAGAAGATAAGTGCAGCACTGGACTTTGTACATAAG TTGCCTGATGGGAAACTCCACGCCTACTGTAGTGCAGACTGTCTGTCAAAAGGAAACATCTCCAAACAAAGAGTCCaagcacaaaaaaacagtaGCACAGCTCAGTCCCTCAGCCGCCAGCCCCTCGGTTGTACCCAGGACAAGACGTCTCCTACACCAGATAGCAACAAAGTGTTCCACAAGGAGCAGTGTGCAGAGTCTTATGACAGAAGAAAGAatacaaaaaacacaaattccTGTGTTTTTTGGCTCTGCCACTGT TGCAAGAAGACTGTTCCTGGTGACAGAGTCATCACCTCCAACAGTGGGAAGTTCTGCTCGGAGGACTGTGTGAGTAAACACCAGAAGCCACAGTGA
- the LOC136440627 gene encoding uncharacterized protein isoform X1 — MPRMKKTAVGRTEKEEESQEASDHEKCRSLAVGPKDTPVLEAVEIQRDGRYNDNKRQRDGALRAEVVESPVEEIVDGTEKCCASAETGMKKRKVEETSEVSRKVTGVTQLQTENQTHRQMEEPAASQQTVPKEAERELKCYAQDTMNELLGMFGYDGVDEEEASSLHVSSRFVPSPPPPAPLPAPTQDKEGGTPGRCRWCKRTFKGAALNYVLKLPDMTKAYCSADCLARGEDANNSNAAPSHSSQTMSNETGKEHKRYAQDTMNELLGMYRYDGDKTRNLQMSSRVVQTPSSSTPHHESSPAQREGTLPTAMKCCMMCNTETAALDFVLKLPDGSLQAYCSGMCLAQGKALAKKMSAASESLRPFFSLNHNKNITSFTEDGNKVSHKKQCTELRHQTKLENKQKKPSVTFTPAETQEEKKSGTASGCCMWCKKISAALDFVHKLPDGKLHAYCSADCLSKGNISKQRVQAQKNSSTAQSLSRQPLGCTQDKTSPTPDSNKVFHKEQCAESYDRRKNTKNTNSCVFWLCHCCKKTVPGDRVITSNSGKFCSEDCVSKHQKPQ, encoded by the exons ATGCCACGGATGAAGAAAACAGCAGTAGGGAGGACAGAAAAAGAAGAGGAGTCCCAAGAAGCTTCTGATCATGAGAAGTGTCGCTCTCTTGCTGTGGGACCGAAAGACACACCAGTTCTAGAGGCTGTGGAGATACAGAGAGACGGTAGATATAACGACAACAAGAGACAACGCGATGGAGCATTGAGAGCAGAAGTCGTGGAAAGCCCTGTAGAAGAGATAGTTGATGGTACTGAAAAATGCTGTGCATCTGCAGAGACTGGCATGAAGAAACGCAAAGTGGAAGAGACATCAGAAGTATCTAGGAAGGTTACTGGTGTGACACAGCTTCAG actgagaaccagacacacagacagatggaGGAACCAGCAGCTTCACAACAGACTGTGCCAAAAGAGGCTGAGAGGGAGCTCAAG TGCTATGCACAGGACACCATGAATGAGCTGCTGGGGATGTTTGGTTACGATGGTGTGGATGAGGAGGAGGCCAGTAGCCTGCATGTGAGCTCCAGATTTGTCCCCTCACCCCCACCACCAGCCCCTCTGCCGGCCCCTACACAGGATAAGGAGGGAGGGACCCCGGGTCGTTGCAGATGGTGTAAGAGGACATTTAAAGGTGCAGCACTGAACTACGTTCTTAAG TTGCCTGATATGACCAAAGCCTATTGTAGTGCAGATTGTCTCGCACGAGGAGAAGATGCCAACAACAGTAATGCAGCACCGTCCCACAGCTCACAGACTATGTCTAATGAGACTGGAAAGGAGCACAAG CGCTATGCCCAGGACACCATGAATGAGCTACTGGGGATGTACAGGTATGATGGGGATAAGACAAGGAACCTTCAGATGAGCTCCAGGGTGGTACAGACACCTTCATCATCTACTCCTCACCATGAGTCTTCTCCTGCCCAGAGAGAGGGGACATTACCGACCGCCATGAAGTGCTGCATGatgtgtaacacagaaactgcaGCACTGGACTTTGTGCTTAAG TTGCCTGATGGGAGTCTCCAAGCATACTGTAGTGGAATGTGTCTGGCACAAGGGAAAGCTCTGGCAAAGAAGATGAGTGCTGCATCAGAGTCCTTAAGGCCTTTCTTCAGCCTCAATcacaacaaaaatatcacatCTTTCACAGAAGATGGCAACAAAGTATCACACAAGAAACAGTGCACAGAGTTAAGACATCAAACCAAGCTTGAAAATAAACAG AAGAAGCCATCAGTAACTTTTACGCCTGCTGAGACCCAAGAGGAAAAGAAGTCAGGAACTGCTTCTGGATGCTGTATGTGGTGTAAGAAGATAAGTGCAGCACTGGACTTTGTACATAAG TTGCCTGATGGGAAACTCCACGCCTACTGTAGTGCAGACTGTCTGTCAAAAGGAAACATCTCCAAACAAAGAGTCCaagcacaaaaaaacagtaGCACAGCTCAGTCCCTCAGCCGCCAGCCCCTCGGTTGTACCCAGGACAAGACGTCTCCTACACCAGATAGCAACAAAGTGTTCCACAAGGAGCAGTGTGCAGAGTCTTATGACAGAAGAAAGAatacaaaaaacacaaattccTGTGTTTTTTGGCTCTGCCACTGT TGCAAGAAGACTGTTCCTGGTGACAGAGTCATCACCTCCAACAGTGGGAAGTTCTGCTCGGAGGACTGTGTGAGTAAACACCAGAAGCCACAGTGA